A genome region from Tursiops truncatus isolate mTurTru1 chromosome 15, mTurTru1.mat.Y, whole genome shotgun sequence includes the following:
- the TBC1D24 gene encoding TBC1 domain family member 24 isoform X3 gives MDSPGYNCFVDRDKMDATIQDLGPKELSCTELQELKQLARQGYWARSYTLRGKVYQRLIRDIPCRTVTPDASVYSDIVGKIVGKHSSGSLPLPEFVDNTQVPSYCLNTRGEGAVRKILLCIANQFPDVSFCPALPAVVALLLHYSIDEAECFEKACRILACNDPSKKLIDQSFLAFESSCMTFGDLVNKYCQAAHKLMVAISEDVLQVYADWQRWLFGELPLNYFARVFDVFLVEGYKVLYRVALAILKFFHKVRAGQPLESDNVKQDIRTFVKDIAKTVSPEKLLEKAFAIRLFSRKEIQLLQMANEKALKQKGITVKQKRQFVHLAVHAENFHSEIVGVKEMRDIWSWVPERFALCQPLLLFSSLQHGYSLTRFYFQCEGHEPTLLLIKTTQKEVCGAYLSTDWSERNKFGGKLGFFGTGECFVFRLQPEVQRYEWVVIKHPELTKPVSLESTTILSSPCHSVSSDPADRLSPFLAARHFNLPSKTESLFMAGGNDCLIIEPDASAGPQCVATPKEADQGGALRD, from the exons ATGGACTCCCCGGGCTACAACTGCTTTGTGGACAGGGATAAGATGGATGCCACCATCCAGGACCTGGGGCCCAAGGAGCTGAGCTGCACCGAGCTGCAGGAGCTGAAGCAGCTGGCGCGCCAGGGCTACTGGGCCCGCAGCTACACCCTGCGGGGAAAGGTGTACCAGCGCCTGATCCGGGATATCCCCTGCCGCACGGTCACACCAGACGCCAGCGTGTACAGTGACATCGTCGGCAAGATTGTGGGCAAGCACAGCAGTGGAAGCCTGCCCTTGCCCGAGTTTGTGGACAACACGCAGGTGCCCAGCTACTGCCTGAACACACGGGGCGAGGGCGCCGTGCGTAAGATCCTGCTGTGCATCGCCAACCAGTTCCCTGATGTCTCCTTCTGCCCCGCGCTGCCTGCGGTCGTGGCCCTGCTGCTCCACTACAGCATCGACGAGGCCGAGTGCTTCGAGAAGGCCTGCCGCATCCTGGCCTGCAACGACCCCAGCAAGAAGCTAATCGACCAGAGCTTCCTGGCCTTCGAGTCTTCCTGCATGACGTTCGGGGACCTGGTGAACAAGTACTGCCAGGCAGCCCACAAGCTGATGGTGGCCATTTCAGAGGACGTCCTGCAGGTCTATGCGGACTGGCAGCGGTGGCTGTTTGGGGAGCTGCCCCTCAACTACTTTGCTCGCGTCTTTGACGTCTTCCTGGTGGAAGGTTACAAGGTGCTGTACCGCGTGGCGCTGGCAATCCTCAAATTCTTCCACAAGGTGAGAGCTGGGCAGCCGCTGGAGTCAGACAACGTGAAGCAGGATATCCGCACCTTTGTCAAGGACATCGCCAAGACTGTGTCTCCCGAGAAGCTGCTGGAGAAAGCGTTTGCCATCCGCCTCTTTTCTCGGAAGGAGATTCAGCTCCTACAGATGGCCAATGAGAAAGCTCTGAAGCAGAAGGGCATCACTGTCAAGCAgaagag GCAGTTTGTGCACCTGGCTGTTCATGCAGAGAACTTCCACTCAGAGATCGTCGGCGTGAAGGAGATGAGAGACATCTGGTCATGGGTCCCTGAGCGGTTCGCCCtctgccagcccctcctcctcttctcttcgCTGCAGCACGGGTACAGCCTGACCAG GTTCTATTTCCAGTGTGAAGGACACGAGCCCACCCTCCTGCTCATCAAGACCACGCAAAAGGAG GTGTGTGGAGCTTACCTGTCAACAGACTGGAGTGAGAGAAACAAGTTTGGAGGCAAGCTGGGCTTCTTTGGGACCGGAGAATGCTTTGTGTTTAGG CTGCAGCCCGAGGTCCAGCGCTACGAGTGGGTGGTCATCAAACACCCGGAGCTGACCAAGCCTGTGTCCTTGGAGTCTACCACCATTCTGTCCTCGCCCTGCCACTCTGTGTCCTCAGACCCTGCTGACCGCCTCTCGCCGTTCCTGGCTGCTCGACACTTCAACCTGCCCTCCAAGACGGAGTCCTTGTTCATGGCCGGGGGCAACGACTGCCTCATCATAG AGCCTGATGCTTCTGCTGGGCCTCAGTGTGTAGCCACGCCTAAAGAGGCTGACCAGGGAGGGGCCCTCCGTGACTGA
- the TBC1D24 gene encoding TBC1 domain family member 24 isoform X1 translates to MDSPGYNCFVDRDKMDATIQDLGPKELSCTELQELKQLARQGYWARSYTLRGKVYQRLIRDIPCRTVTPDASVYSDIVGKIVGKHSSGSLPLPEFVDNTQVPSYCLNTRGEGAVRKILLCIANQFPDVSFCPALPAVVALLLHYSIDEAECFEKACRILACNDPSKKLIDQSFLAFESSCMTFGDLVNKYCQAAHKLMVAISEDVLQVYADWQRWLFGELPLNYFARVFDVFLVEGYKVLYRVALAILKFFHKVRAGQPLESDNVKQDIRTFVKDIAKTVSPEKLLEKAFAIRLFSRKEIQLLQMANEKALKQKGITVKQKRQFVHLAVHAENFHSEIVGVKEMRDIWSWVPERFALCQPLLLFSSLQHGYSLTRFYFQCEGHEPTLLLIKTTQKEVCGAYLSTDWSERNKFGGKLGFFGTGECFVFRLQPEVQRYEWVVIKHPELTKPVSLESTTILSSPCHSVSSDPADRLSPFLAARHFNLPSKTESLFMAGGNDCLIIGGGGGQALYIDGDLNRGRTGHCDTFNNQPLCSENFLIAAVEAWGFQDPDTQ, encoded by the exons ATGGACTCCCCGGGCTACAACTGCTTTGTGGACAGGGATAAGATGGATGCCACCATCCAGGACCTGGGGCCCAAGGAGCTGAGCTGCACCGAGCTGCAGGAGCTGAAGCAGCTGGCGCGCCAGGGCTACTGGGCCCGCAGCTACACCCTGCGGGGAAAGGTGTACCAGCGCCTGATCCGGGATATCCCCTGCCGCACGGTCACACCAGACGCCAGCGTGTACAGTGACATCGTCGGCAAGATTGTGGGCAAGCACAGCAGTGGAAGCCTGCCCTTGCCCGAGTTTGTGGACAACACGCAGGTGCCCAGCTACTGCCTGAACACACGGGGCGAGGGCGCCGTGCGTAAGATCCTGCTGTGCATCGCCAACCAGTTCCCTGATGTCTCCTTCTGCCCCGCGCTGCCTGCGGTCGTGGCCCTGCTGCTCCACTACAGCATCGACGAGGCCGAGTGCTTCGAGAAGGCCTGCCGCATCCTGGCCTGCAACGACCCCAGCAAGAAGCTAATCGACCAGAGCTTCCTGGCCTTCGAGTCTTCCTGCATGACGTTCGGGGACCTGGTGAACAAGTACTGCCAGGCAGCCCACAAGCTGATGGTGGCCATTTCAGAGGACGTCCTGCAGGTCTATGCGGACTGGCAGCGGTGGCTGTTTGGGGAGCTGCCCCTCAACTACTTTGCTCGCGTCTTTGACGTCTTCCTGGTGGAAGGTTACAAGGTGCTGTACCGCGTGGCGCTGGCAATCCTCAAATTCTTCCACAAGGTGAGAGCTGGGCAGCCGCTGGAGTCAGACAACGTGAAGCAGGATATCCGCACCTTTGTCAAGGACATCGCCAAGACTGTGTCTCCCGAGAAGCTGCTGGAGAAAGCGTTTGCCATCCGCCTCTTTTCTCGGAAGGAGATTCAGCTCCTACAGATGGCCAATGAGAAAGCTCTGAAGCAGAAGGGCATCACTGTCAAGCAgaagag GCAGTTTGTGCACCTGGCTGTTCATGCAGAGAACTTCCACTCAGAGATCGTCGGCGTGAAGGAGATGAGAGACATCTGGTCATGGGTCCCTGAGCGGTTCGCCCtctgccagcccctcctcctcttctcttcgCTGCAGCACGGGTACAGCCTGACCAG GTTCTATTTCCAGTGTGAAGGACACGAGCCCACCCTCCTGCTCATCAAGACCACGCAAAAGGAG GTGTGTGGAGCTTACCTGTCAACAGACTGGAGTGAGAGAAACAAGTTTGGAGGCAAGCTGGGCTTCTTTGGGACCGGAGAATGCTTTGTGTTTAGG CTGCAGCCCGAGGTCCAGCGCTACGAGTGGGTGGTCATCAAACACCCGGAGCTGACCAAGCCTGTGTCCTTGGAGTCTACCACCATTCTGTCCTCGCCCTGCCACTCTGTGTCCTCAGACCCTGCTGACCGCCTCTCGCCGTTCCTGGCTGCTCGACACTTCAACCTGCCCTCCAAGACGGAGTCCTTGTTCATGGCCGGGGGCAACGACTGCCTCATCATAG GTGGAGGGGGCGGCCAGGCACTCTACATCGACGGGGACCTGAACCGGGGCCGCACAGGCCACTGCGACACTTTCAACAACCAGCCTCTCTGCTCTGAGAACTTCCTCATCGCTGCTGTGGAGGCCTGGGGCTTCCAAGACCCTGACACCCAGTGA
- the TBC1D24 gene encoding TBC1 domain family member 24 isoform X2 produces MDSPGYNCFVDRDKMDATIQDLGPKELSCTELQELKQLARQGYWARSYTLRGKVYQRLIRDIPCRTVTPDASVYSDIVGKIVGKHSSGSLPLPEFVDNTQVPSYCLNTRGEGAVRKILLCIANQFPDVSFCPALPAVVALLLHYSIDEAECFEKACRILACNDPSKKLIDQSFLAFESSCMTFGDLVNKYCQAAHKLMVAISEDVLQVYADWQRWLFGELPLNYFARVFDVFLVEGYKVLYRVALAILKFFHKVRAGQPLESDNVKQDIRTFVKDIAKTVSPEKLLEKAFAIRLFSRKEIQLLQMANEKALKQKGITVKQKRQFVHLAVHAENFHSEIVGVKEMRDIWSWVPERFALCQPLLLFSSLQHGYSLTRFYFQCEGHEPTLLLIKTTQKEVCGAYLSTDWSERNKFGGKLGFFGTGECFVFRLQPEVQRYEWVVIKHPELTKPVSLESTTILSSPCHSVSSDPADRLSPFLAARHFNLPSKTESLFMAGGNDCLIIEWKASPVVLERPLAGLHRDGSKTCPVQVELLRSRRRAPWGQRWTAGSH; encoded by the exons ATGGACTCCCCGGGCTACAACTGCTTTGTGGACAGGGATAAGATGGATGCCACCATCCAGGACCTGGGGCCCAAGGAGCTGAGCTGCACCGAGCTGCAGGAGCTGAAGCAGCTGGCGCGCCAGGGCTACTGGGCCCGCAGCTACACCCTGCGGGGAAAGGTGTACCAGCGCCTGATCCGGGATATCCCCTGCCGCACGGTCACACCAGACGCCAGCGTGTACAGTGACATCGTCGGCAAGATTGTGGGCAAGCACAGCAGTGGAAGCCTGCCCTTGCCCGAGTTTGTGGACAACACGCAGGTGCCCAGCTACTGCCTGAACACACGGGGCGAGGGCGCCGTGCGTAAGATCCTGCTGTGCATCGCCAACCAGTTCCCTGATGTCTCCTTCTGCCCCGCGCTGCCTGCGGTCGTGGCCCTGCTGCTCCACTACAGCATCGACGAGGCCGAGTGCTTCGAGAAGGCCTGCCGCATCCTGGCCTGCAACGACCCCAGCAAGAAGCTAATCGACCAGAGCTTCCTGGCCTTCGAGTCTTCCTGCATGACGTTCGGGGACCTGGTGAACAAGTACTGCCAGGCAGCCCACAAGCTGATGGTGGCCATTTCAGAGGACGTCCTGCAGGTCTATGCGGACTGGCAGCGGTGGCTGTTTGGGGAGCTGCCCCTCAACTACTTTGCTCGCGTCTTTGACGTCTTCCTGGTGGAAGGTTACAAGGTGCTGTACCGCGTGGCGCTGGCAATCCTCAAATTCTTCCACAAGGTGAGAGCTGGGCAGCCGCTGGAGTCAGACAACGTGAAGCAGGATATCCGCACCTTTGTCAAGGACATCGCCAAGACTGTGTCTCCCGAGAAGCTGCTGGAGAAAGCGTTTGCCATCCGCCTCTTTTCTCGGAAGGAGATTCAGCTCCTACAGATGGCCAATGAGAAAGCTCTGAAGCAGAAGGGCATCACTGTCAAGCAgaagag GCAGTTTGTGCACCTGGCTGTTCATGCAGAGAACTTCCACTCAGAGATCGTCGGCGTGAAGGAGATGAGAGACATCTGGTCATGGGTCCCTGAGCGGTTCGCCCtctgccagcccctcctcctcttctcttcgCTGCAGCACGGGTACAGCCTGACCAG GTTCTATTTCCAGTGTGAAGGACACGAGCCCACCCTCCTGCTCATCAAGACCACGCAAAAGGAG GTGTGTGGAGCTTACCTGTCAACAGACTGGAGTGAGAGAAACAAGTTTGGAGGCAAGCTGGGCTTCTTTGGGACCGGAGAATGCTTTGTGTTTAGG CTGCAGCCCGAGGTCCAGCGCTACGAGTGGGTGGTCATCAAACACCCGGAGCTGACCAAGCCTGTGTCCTTGGAGTCTACCACCATTCTGTCCTCGCCCTGCCACTCTGTGTCCTCAGACCCTGCTGACCGCCTCTCGCCGTTCCTGGCTGCTCGACACTTCAACCTGCCCTCCAAGACGGAGTCCTTGTTCATGGCCGGGGGCAACGACTGCCTCATCATAG AGTGGAAAGCCAGCCCCGTGGTTTTAGAGAGGCCTCTGGCAGGGCTGCACAGGGACGGCTCCAAGACTTGCCCTGTACAAGTGGAGTTGCTCAGGAGCAGAAGGAGAGCCCCTTGGGGGCAGCGCTGGACAGCGGGCAGCCACTGA